A genome region from Arachis duranensis cultivar V14167 chromosome 6, aradu.V14167.gnm2.J7QH, whole genome shotgun sequence includes the following:
- the LOC107491782 gene encoding BTB/POZ domain-containing protein POB1-like — MVFNHSRSTSSCSDVDFSFAFNDSKFSDRILRIEIVENLVDDDHCLDSDGDDYWNRHYKRQGDDIHHRNYHVEDLYDERILNTNQADIDNCVLYENQEKETTSTNEERLSGDESSNNNDWSSDCSIDVRVRTLYISSPILAAKSPFFYKLFSNGMKESEQTHVTLRINASEEAAVVDLLNFMYTNTLSASSATALLDVLMAADKFEVASCMRYCSQLLRNMPMTSESALLYLELPFTLLMADAVQPLTHAARQYLASRYKDILTFQEEVMSLPLVGIEAILSSDDLQIASEDALYDVVLKWARSQYPDPEERKHVLSTRLARLIRFPYMSCRKLKKILCCNEMEREIATKLVFEALFFKAEAPHRQRILAEAASASKGSSSMFVERAYKYRPLRVLEFEAPRQQCVVYLDLKREECANLFPSGRVYSQAFHLGGQGFFLSAHCNLDQQSSFHCFGLFLGMQEKGSISSVDYEFAVRCRPTDEFVSKYKGNYTFTGGKAVGYRNLFAIPWTSFMADDCLYFINDVLHLRAELTIRQNPSLHST, encoded by the exons ATGGTGTTCAATCACTCTCGTTCTACTTCTTCGTGTAGCGACGTTGATTTTAGCTTTGCTTTTAATGATAGTAAATTCTCCGATAGAATTCTACGTATTGAGATCGTGGAAAACCTAGTTGATGATGACCATTGTCTTGATTCCGATGGTGATGATTATTGGAACCGCCATTACAAGAGGCAAGGTGACGATATCCACCACCGTAATTACCATG TCGAAGATCTTTATGATGAACGAATTTTGAATACAAATCAAGCCGACATAGATAATTGTGTTCTTTACGAAAATCAAGAGAAAGAGACAACTTCTACAAACGAAGAACGTCTTTCAG GTGATGAATCTTCAAATAACAATGATTGGAGTAGTGATTGCTCCATAGATGTCAGAGttagaacattatatattagtTCTCCTATCTTGGCTGCTAAAAGTCCTTTCTTCTATAAG CTTTTCTCAAATGGGATGAAGGAGTCAGAACAGACACATGTTACACTAAGAATTAATGCCAGTG AGGAAGCAGCAGTGGTGGACCTTCTAAACTTTATGTACACTAATACGTTAAGCGCTTCTTCAGCAACTGCATTGTTGGATGTGTTAATGGCTGCAGACAAATTTGAAGTTGCTTCATGCATGAGATACTGTAGTCAATTATTAAGGAACATGCCAATGACATCTGAGTCTGCGTTGCTTTACCTTGAGCTCCCTTTTACTCTCTTAATGGCCGATGCAGTTCAACCATTGACTCATGCAGCAAGGCAGTATCTTGCTTCAAGATATAAAGATATATTAAC CTTCCAAGAAGAGGTCATGAGCTTGCCCCTAGTCGGAATAGAGGCAATTCTATCAAGTGATGATCTACAAATAGCATCAGAGGATGCCCTATACGACGTCGTTTTGAAGTGGGCTAGAAGCCAGTATCCAGATCCAGAAGAGAGGAAACACGTGCTTAGCACGCGCCTTGCACGCTTAATCCGTTTCCCTTACATGTCATGCAGAAAGCTAAAGAAGATCTTATGCTGCAACGAAATGGAGCGAGAAATTGCGACCAAGCTTGTATTCGAAGCACTGTTCTTCAAGGCAGAGGCTCCACATCGGCAACGGATTCTAGCGGAGGCAGCGTCAGCAAGCAAGGGAAGTAGTAGCATGTTCGTGGAGCGGGCATATAAATACCGTCCGTTGAGGGTGTTGGAATTCGAGGCTCCAAGGCAGCAATGCGTGGTTTACTTGGATCTGAAGCGAGAGGAGTGTGCGAATTTGTTCCCATCCGGTAGGGTTTATTCTCAGGCTTTCCATCTGGGTGGACAAGGGTTTTTCCTCTCCGCGCATTGCAACTTGGACcagcaaagttccttccattgCTTTGGATTGTTCCTTGGAATGCAAGAAAAAGGGTCAATAAGCTCCGTTGACTATGAATTTGCGGTGAGGTGTAGGCCTACGGATGAGTTTGTAAGCAAGTATAAAGGGAATTATACGTTCACTGGGGGAAAGGCAGTTGGCTATAGGAACTTGTTTGCCATTCCATggacttccttcatggctgacGATTGTCTATATTTCATTAATGATGTTCTCCATCTTAGAGCTGAGCTCACTATTAGGCAAAACCCTTCACTCCACTCTACTTGA